Proteins encoded by one window of Amaranthus tricolor cultivar Red isolate AtriRed21 chromosome 4, ASM2621246v1, whole genome shotgun sequence:
- the LOC130810851 gene encoding uncharacterized protein LOC130810851: MELLQIEVLDDKIKAKEMILNKAWVKVKDRSSIDYVNGVDEFLNFALSKVREDDRDSTTIRCPCNSCRNIFLKTKCDVRFDLLKGGMYEKYTFWELHGEQLVESSDGDDVDESNDIDSGFTMLQDVCGVGAMNVGSAEEALNNVEEYEKPNANAKKFFKLLEEYQEPLTMHGTTMSKLSYILPTSYYEANKKLIKDLGLDYYKIDACENDCILYWKEHEKLIECPTCGLSRWKQEKEGSSKGVKVSRKVLRYFQLKPRLQRLYMCKKTSKDMRWHKERDATKTYRVNDCDKIINDDALSREEEDDTFLEDDNASAVDDTMRHPSDSFAWKSFDEEYSEFAKEVRNVRLGLACDGFQPFNNSQHSIWPVVLIPNNFPPWLCMKPYSFMLSLLVPGLTSPGINMDVYLQPLIEELKELWEVGVETYNAYSKTNFILRASLLWTINDFLAYADLSGWSTKGYYACPCCHKETKRTSLMHKGGYLGHRRWLPMNHKWRNDANSFDGKIEKGVAPVPLSGDDVLQHYSRFSQAKYGKIIGNKRKRDASNSLFGWKKKSIFFTLTYWRKLKIHHNLDIMHIEKNVSDNILGTLMSIQGKNKDTLKARLDLVKMKIRDKLHPKVVDGKVRILITIYTLRSDAKVAICRMFAKMKSPDGYLSNISRCVKDNGKKISCLKSHDHHVFIEQLLPLALRGFLPKEIYDPLVELSFFFRDLCSKNISVGQLEELEKKNSLHLMQVGNDISTGFFDVMVHLVVHLATEAKIAGPVRYRWIYPIESYTFSLRNILMYLRTLKSYIRNRAHPEGCIAEGYLADECLTFCSRYMSDIDTKFNRKERNDDEDIEEDTLKSNLEIFRPLGHTIGGEYTKTSRSSRVKSKLELEKECLRNVERRHKEQFSKWIQNQVQKIYKLGHCDKDLYNLVCGPSRVVGHYTAYIVNGFRFHTSDRSENRETQNSGVMVRGDDASDKEYYGILRDIYQMRYPGENHVFVFKCSWFDVENLGRGYKVDEHGLSSVNNNRLLKSDDVFVLESQVDQVFYIEDENNENWEFVIKAKPRDLYNMSGSDLGKEGIDVDAFQQVEVEANIEAECTNCVHTDNFRVSSSLATNTFMDYKGEHEVQMVTQILEDDNFINDGEIEVFEESSEVEEEI; the protein is encoded by the exons ATGGAGTTACTTCAAATTGAAGTTCTAGATGATAAGATTAAAGCAAAA gaaatgattttgaataagGCATGGGTCAAAGTAAAAGATCGTTCATCTATTGATTATGTAAATGGTGTTGATGAGTTTCTAAATTTTGCCCTTTCCAAAGTAAGAGAAGATGATCGAGATAGTACTACTATTAGGTGCCCTTGTAATAGTTGTCgaaatatatttcttaaaacaaaatgtGATGTAAGATTCGACTTGCTTAAGGGAGGAATGTATGAGAAGTACACTTTTTGGGAACTTCACGGGGAACAATTAGTTGAATCAAGTGATGGGGATGATGTTGATGAGTCGAATGACATTGATAGTGGTTTCACAATGTTGCAAGATGTATGTGGAGTTGGTGCTATGAATGTTGGCAGTGCTGAAGAGGCTTTAAATAATGTTGAGGAGTATGAGAAACCTAATGCAAATGCaaaaaagtttttcaaacttttagAGGAGTACCAAGAACCATTAACAATGCATGGCACAACAATGTCTAAGTTGTCatatatt CTTCCAACTTCTTATTACGAGGCTAATAAGAAACTCATCAAAGACTTGGGCCTTGATTATTATAAGATTGATGCTTGTGAAAATGATTGTATTCTTTATTGGAAAGAGCATGAAAAATTGATTGAGTGTCCCACTTGTGGTTTATCAAGGTGGAAGCAAGAAAAGGAAGGCTCTTCTAAGGGGGTAAAGGTTTCTAGAAAAGTGCTAAGATATTTTCAATTGAAGCCTAGGCTACAAAGGTTGTACATGTGTAAAAAGACATCCAAAGACATGCGTTGGCACAAAGAAAGGGATGCTACTAAAACATATAGAGTGAATGATTGTGATAAGATTATAAATGATGATGCCCTTTCTAGGGAAGAGGAGGATGATACCTTTTTGGAGGATGACAATGCGAGTGCGGTGGATGATACAATGAGACATCCATCTGACTCCTTTGCATGGAAATCATTTGATGAAGAGTATAGTGAATTTGCTAAAGAGGTGCGAAATGTTAGACTTGGACTAGCTTGTGATGGCTTTCAGCCTTTCAATAATTCACAACATAGCATATGGCCAGTGGTTCTTATCCCTAATAATTTTCCTCCTTGGTTATGCATGAAACCTTATTCATTTATGCTATCTTTACTAGTACCAGGTCTAACAAGTCCTGGAATTAATATGGACGTCTACCTCCAACCACTTATTGAGGAGTTGAAGGAGCTTTGGGAGGTTGGTGTTGAAACCTATAATGCTTACTCTAAAACAAATTTCATCTTGCGTGCATCACTACTGTGGACTATCAATGACTTTCTTGCGTATGCAGATTTGTCTGGATGGTCTACCAAAGGTTATTACGCTTGTCCATGTTGTCATAAGGAAACTAAACGGACTTCGTTGATGCATAAGGGTGGTTATTTAGGGCATCGACGTTGGCTTCCAATGAATCATAAGTGGAGAAATGATGCCAATTCTTTTGACggtaaaattgaaaaaggtGTTGCACCAGTTCCATTGAGTGGGGATGATGTATTACAACATTACAGCCGATTCTCACAAGCAAAATATGGGAAGATTATAGggaacaaaagaaaaagggatGCTTCTAATAGCTTGTTTGGGTGGAAAAAGAAAAGCATTTTCTTTACCTTGACTTATTGGAGGAAATTAAAAATTCATCATAACTTGGATATTATGCATATTGAGAAAAATGTCTCTGATAATATCTTGGGTACTTTAATGAGCATACAAGGCAAAAACAAAGATACTTTGAAGGCTCGATTAGATTTGGTGAAGATGAAAATCAGAGATAAGTTGCATCCTAAAGTGGTTGATGGTAAGGTGCGTATTcttattactatatatacattgaGGTCAGATGCCAAGGTTGCCATATGTCGTATGTTTGCAAAAATGAAATCTCCCGATGGATATCTATCAAACATTTCTCGTTGTGTTAAAGATAATGGAAAAAAGATATCATGTTTGAAGAGCCATGACCATCATGTTTTTATTGAGCAGTTGCTTCCCCTTGCACTTCGTGGGTTTTTACCTAAAGAGATTTATGACCCTTTGGTTgaactaagttttttttttcgagACCTTTGCTCTAAAAACATAAGTGTTGGTCAATTAGaagaacttgaaaaaaaaaattccttacACCTTATGCAAGTTGGAAATGATATTTCCACCGGCTTTTTTGATGTTATGGTGCATTTAGTTGTACATCTGGCAACTGAGGCAAAAATTGCTGGACCAGTTCGATATCGGTGGATATATCCTATTGAGAGTTATACTTTTTCTTTAAGAAATATACTCAT GTATCTCCGAAcattaaaatcatatattcgAAATCGAGCACATCCAGAAGGTTGCATTGCTGAAGGTTATTTGGCAGATGAGTGCTTAACATTCTGCTCTAGGTACATGAGTGACATTGACACTAAATTCAATCGCAAAGAAAGAAATGACGATGAAGATATAGAAGAGGATACCTTAAAATCAAACCTTGAGATTTTTAGACCACTTGGACATACCATTGGGGGGGAGTACACCAAAACATCTAGATCATCTAGAGT AAAAAGTAAGTTGGAATTGGAGAAGGAATGTCTAAGAAATGTAGAACGGAGGCACAAAGAACAATTTTCCAAATGGATACAAAATCAA gtacaaaaaatttataaacttgGACACTGTGATAAAGACTTGTACAATTTGGTTTGTGGTCCTTCTAGAGTTGTAGGGCATTACACAGCATATATTGTAAATGGTTTTCGTTTCCACACCAGTGATAGGTCAGAAAATAGGGAAACACAAAATTCAGGTGTCATGGTGCGTGGTGATGATGCTTCAGATAAGGAATACTATGGCATTTTGAGAGACATATATCAAATGCGTTATCCTGGAGAAAATCATGTATTTGTGTTCAAATGCAGTTGGTTTGATGTAGAAAACCTTGGTAGAGGGTATAAGGTAGATGAGCATGGTTTGTCTAGTGTGAATAACAATAGACTTTTAAAGTCGGATGATGTGTTTGTGCTAGAATCCCAAGTGGATCAAGTATTTTACATAGAAGATGAAAACAATGAGAATTGGGAATTTGTTATAAAAGCAAAACCAAGGGATTTGTATAATATGAGTGGTAGTGATCTAGGTAAGGAGGGTATAGATGTAGATGCCTTTCAACAAGTAGAGGTGGAAGCTAATATTGAAGCTGAATGTACTAATTGCGTACATACTGACAATTTCAGAGTTAGTTCGTCGTTGGCTACAAATACGTTTATGGATTACAAAGGAGAACATGAAGTGCAAATGGTTACACAAATATTGGAAGATGACAATTTCATTAATGATGGTGAAATTGAAGTCTTTGAGGAATCgagtgaagttgaagaagaaatttga